The Cystobacter ferrugineus genome includes the window CTCTCTCGTGGCGAGCAGGAGGGTGTCGTAGTCGGGGTGGACGACGAGGGGGCGCACCGCCTCGTAGCGGAAGTCGCCCACCTGGAAGGGCTTGAGTCCGCCGGGATTCTTCGGCTCGGACATGGGGGAGGCTCCTGGGAGTGGAAGGTATGCGAGGTGCGGCAGGTGGTGGCGGGCCGCGTCAGTGAATGTTGCCCGGCTCCGCGTCCGGAGGTGGCGAGGGAGAGCCCGGCTCCACGCGAGCAGCGCCACCCAGCCGCCCGAGGTCGGCCGCTTCCATGAGAATTTTGGTGGCCTCCTCGGCGGCCTCCTTCGGGCCGTAGAGCGGGTTCATGGAGTGCAGGTAGTCGTACAAATCCCCGTGCATGTCGCTCGAGGTAGCGTAGCGCTCGTCGGGGTTGCTTCGGAGGGCCCGGGTGATGATTCGCCGGAGAGGCTCAGGCATTTCGCCCGCCGCACGTCGCACCTCCGCGGGCCCGAAGTGCAGCACGCGGTTGGCGAGCGTCTCCAGCTTCACGAGTGAGGGATCCTCGTTGAGCACGCTAGCGGGGAAGCGTGCCTTGAGGTCCTGCCACAGCGGCTCGCGCTCGGCGCGCGGGTAGCGGACGAGCAACATCTCCAGCATCACCACCCCCAGGGAGAAGACGTCGGCCCTCTCGTCGAGTCCCTTGGGCGTGAGGGGGTCCTCCTGGTTTTCCTCTGGCTGGAAGAAACCCCTGAGGAGTTCGGGGGCGAGGTAGGCCGCATCTCCTCTGAGGAGCCCACCTGGGGATAGAGGACGGTCGAGCAGTTCTGTGTACACCACGCCGAAGTGGGTGAGTTGGATGCGGCCGGTGACGCCTACGCGGATCCTCCTGGGCCCGATGGCACGGTGGACGAGGTTGAGGGGCTGCTCCTCCTCGTCCTTCTTTCGGTGCACGTGGTGAAGCGCATCCGCCAGTTCCGTGGCCAGGTAGGCCCCGAAGGCAGGAGACAGTCTGCGCCCCACCGCCACGGCCGCATCTAACAGGGTGAGGAGGAAGCAGCCCGGCAGGTGCTCCATGAGGACGTAGGGCGTCGTGTCGTCGAAGACGCAGCCCCAGATTCCAGCGAGGTTGGGGTGGCTCACCAACCCCGCGCGGCGCACCTCCTCGATGCACCTGTCCACGACCCCGGAGGGGTGCTGGTGTGGGAAGAAGGGCTTGAGCTCCACCAGCCTGGGCTGGCCCGCCAACTCTGGATAGCCCGGGAGGATGAGCTGACGGGAGGCGAGGAGTCCGGAGTCATAGTCGGGGTTGGCGGACACATGGCCATGGACTTCATAGCGGTAGTTGCCCCACTGGAAACTGAAGCTAGGAGCGGGACGCGGAGAGTCCGGCGA containing:
- a CDS encoding protein kinase domain-containing protein, which translates into the protein MSASSPDSPRPAPSFSFQWGNYRYEVHGHVSANPDYDSGLLASRQLILPGYPELAGQPRLVELKPFFPHQHPSGVVDRCIEEVRRAGLVSHPNLAGIWGCVFDDTTPYVLMEHLPGCFLLTLLDAAVAVGRRLSPAFGAYLATELADALHHVHRKKDEEEQPLNLVHRAIGPRRIRVGVTGRIQLTHFGVVYTELLDRPLSPGGLLRGDAAYLAPELLRGFFQPEENQEDPLTPKGLDERADVFSLGVVMLEMLLVRYPRAEREPLWQDLKARFPASVLNEDPSLVKLETLANRVLHFGPAEVRRAAGEMPEPLRRIITRALRSNPDERYATSSDMHGDLYDYLHSMNPLYGPKEAAEEATKILMEAADLGRLGGAARVEPGSPSPPPDAEPGNIH